In a single window of the Methanobrevibacter sp. TMH8 genome:
- a CDS encoding TOBE domain-containing protein: MTKVKAGVEYKINVGENNFLLNSKKFQLLNNINSLGSITEAAKLTRISYRTALNYIEKIESSLEISVVSTSKGGKGGGGSAKLTSEGKLILKECKKINAIMELHKEVNELEAIVISINKEEQVMTIKLNNIDITIPMNEKYHVGDKILALISYDNIFIMLKPQESSVRNIFKGQITEISLNEEMIRVKVDVGGIYLYSNITRSAEENLNLKLGKDVYLGFKAVSIATLKL, translated from the coding sequence ATGACAAAGGTTAAAGCAGGAGTGGAATATAAAATAAATGTTGGAGAGAATAACTTTCTTCTAAATTCAAAAAAATTCCAACTCTTAAATAATATAAATAGTTTAGGATCAATCACAGAAGCAGCTAAACTAACAAGAATATCTTATAGAACGGCTCTCAATTATATAGAGAAAATTGAATCTTCACTTGAAATATCTGTTGTATCAACAAGTAAAGGGGGAAAAGGTGGAGGAGGTAGTGCAAAACTAACCTCAGAAGGAAAGCTGATTTTAAAAGAATGTAAAAAAATCAATGCTATTATGGAACTTCATAAAGAAGTAAATGAGCTTGAAGCTATTGTAATATCTATTAACAAAGAAGAGCAAGTAATGACTATTAAGCTAAATAATATCGATATAACAATTCCAATGAATGAAAAATATCATGTTGGAGATAAGATATTAGCACTTATTAGCTATGATAACATATTTATAATGTTGAAACCACAAGAATCAAGTGTCAGAAATATATTTAAAGGACAGATAACCGAAATTAGCTTAAATGAAGAAATGATTCGAGTTAAAGTAGACGTAGGTGGAATTTATTTATATTCAAATATAACACGTTCTGCAGAAGAAAATCTTAATTTAAAATTAGGAAAAGATGTTTATCTTGGTTTTAAAGCTGTTTCAATAGCTACTTTAAAATTATAA
- a CDS encoding TrpB-like pyridoxal phosphate-dependent enzyme, which produces MYKIELSSDEVPKKWYNINADLPAEIPSPKNSKGKKQVESLPKIFSKGVLEQEFSTERYISIPKEVRDLFMRMGRPSPLFRAKSLEEKLNTPAKIYYKREDSSPTGSHKLNSAIPQAYYAKKDGIERLTTETGAGQWGTALSLACSQVDMDCTVYMVKVSFDQKPFRKTIMGIYGGKVFASPSKHTEYGRKVSAENPDHPGSLGIAISEAIEDALVNDEVYYSIGSALNHVMLHQTIIGQEVKKQLEIAEEEPDVMIGCVGGGSNFAGFTFPFIKDKLDGNSDCEFIGVEPSSCPTLTQGTYDFDFGDSSGLTPLIKMFSLGHDFIAPSVHAGGLRYHGMSPQVSLLKDQGYIEAKTASQDEIFKAGTLFAKAEGVVPAPESSHAIKVAIDEAKKCKETGEEKTIVFNLSGHGLLDLVGYDKYLSGSLPVDSK; this is translated from the coding sequence ATGTATAAAATCGAATTATCTTCTGATGAAGTCCCAAAAAAATGGTATAATATTAATGCAGATCTTCCAGCTGAAATTCCTTCTCCAAAAAATAGTAAAGGGAAAAAACAAGTTGAATCTCTCCCTAAAATATTTTCAAAAGGAGTACTTGAGCAAGAATTTTCAACTGAACGATATATATCTATTCCTAAAGAAGTTAGAGATTTGTTCATGAGAATGGGTAGACCAAGCCCGCTTTTCAGAGCAAAATCTTTAGAAGAAAAGCTAAATACTCCAGCTAAAATCTATTATAAGAGAGAAGATTCGTCTCCAACAGGTAGTCATAAACTAAACAGTGCAATTCCACAAGCTTATTATGCAAAAAAAGATGGAATTGAACGATTAACTACTGAAACTGGTGCTGGACAATGGGGTACAGCCCTTTCTCTTGCATGTTCTCAAGTTGATATGGATTGTACAGTTTATATGGTTAAAGTCTCATTTGATCAAAAACCTTTCAGAAAAACTATCATGGGAATATATGGAGGAAAAGTTTTTGCTTCACCAAGTAAACACACAGAATATGGAAGAAAAGTTTCAGCTGAAAATCCAGATCATCCAGGATCTCTTGGTATAGCTATTTCAGAAGCTATTGAAGATGCACTTGTTAATGATGAGGTGTACTATTCTATTGGTAGTGCTTTAAATCATGTCATGTTACATCAAACAATTATAGGTCAAGAAGTTAAAAAACAATTAGAAATAGCTGAAGAAGAACCAGATGTAATGATTGGATGTGTTGGTGGAGGAAGTAATTTTGCAGGTTTTACTTTCCCATTTATAAAAGACAAACTTGATGGAAATAGTGATTGCGAATTTATTGGTGTTGAACCTAGTTCTTGTCCTACTTTAACACAAGGAACATATGATTTTGATTTTGGAGATAGTAGTGGTTTAACTCCTCTAATTAAAATGTTTTCTCTTGGGCATGATTTTATAGCTCCTTCTGTACATGCTGGAGGTCTTAGATATCACGGAATGTCACCTCAAGTCTCTTTACTTAAAGACCAAGGGTATATTGAAGCAAAAACAGCTAGCCAAGATGAAATTTTCAAAGCAGGAACTTTATTTGCTAAGGCTGAAGGAGTTGTTCCAGCACCAGAATCTAGTCATGCAATAAAAGTAGCTATTGACGAAGCTAAGAAATGTAAAGAAACTGGAGAAGAAAAAACAATAGTATTCAATCTATCTGGGCATGGTTTACTTGATTTAGTTGGATATGATAAATATTTATCTGGTAGTTTGCCTGTAGATTCTAAATAA